Part of the Acidobacteriota bacterium genome, GCTCGTCTTCGTTTTATTTCTGCTAACGAAGGCAGCGGCGCAGAACGCTAAAGAAGAAGCGCCCCGCGAGATCAAGTCTGAGCGACTCGCCGTTGTCGATCGCGTGCTCGAAGACGCGGTGCGTGCCTCGCAGATCCCCGGTGCGGTCGTCCTCATCGGGCACGACGGCGAGATCATTTACCGGAAGTCATTTGGCCGAAGAAGCTTCGGCGGCAACGCCCCCGAGATGACGACCGACACCATATTCGACATGGCGTCGCTGACGAAGCCGCTGGCCACGGCGCCCTCGGTCATGCGGATGCTGGAACTCGGCCAGATCCGCCTCAACGATCCGATATCCCGCTATCTTCCCGAGTGTGCTGCGAATGGCAAGGACGACATCACCATCCGGCAACTGCTCACGCACTTTTCCGGGCTCGCACCCGATCTCGACCTGCGGCCGCAGTGGTCAGGCTACGACACGGCCATCAGGCTGGCGTGCGCGGAGACGCCGACGGATCCGCCGGGAGCGCGCTTTGTCTACAGCGACATCAATTACATCCTGCTGGGCGAGCTGGTCGCGCGCGTCGCCAGGATGCCGCTGCCGCAATATGCCGACGCGCATTTCTACCAGCCCCTGGGGATGAAGCACACGCGCTTCCTGCCGCCGGCGGAGTGGCGCGCGCGCATCGCGCCGACGGAGTCTGACGGCGTGATCCTGCGCGGCGTGGTCAACGATCCGACCGCGCGTCGCATGGGCGGCGTCGCCGGACACGCGGGACTGTTCTCGACCGCCGACGATCTTGCGCGCTTCGCGCAGGCGATGCTGGATAAAGACAAGAAGCTGCTGAGCGCTGCCATCATCGAGAAGATGACCACACCGCAGCAGCCCGCGAATGCCACCGTGCTGCGCGGGCTGGGGTGGGACATCGATTCGCCGTACTCCTCGAACCGCGGCGAGCTGCTGCCCATCGGCAGCTACGGACACACGGGTTGGGCCGGGACGTCGCTGTGGATCGACCCGTATAGCAGGACGTACATCATCGTGCTGACGAACCGGATCGATCCGAAGATGGGAAACTTCGTCCCTTCACTGCGCACGCGCGTGGCGACAGCGGTGGCGGCGGCGCTCAACCTCGACTTCCGGGAAGAAGAGCGGGGCAAGCTTGCGGGCATCACCGGCTACAACGAGACCATGGCGGGCGTGCGCCGGCTCTCCGACCGCAACGGCAGCGTGAGGCTCGGCATCGATGTGCTCGAGCAGTCGGGATTTGCCGCGCTTCATCCCAACAAGGATCACCCGCGCAACGTCGCCGTCTTCACCAATCAAACCGGGCTCGACAGCAATGGCCGGCGCACGGTGGACGCCATCGCGCACGCCGACGGCGTGAAGCTGGCGGCGATATTCAGTCCGGAACACGGCCTCTTCGGCAACCTCGATACCGAGGAGGTGCCCGACACGGTGGATCCGGCGACCGGCGCGACCGTCTACAGCCTGTATCGCAAGGGACGCCGCGGGCGCGTGCCGCCGGAGTTGCTCAAAGGCATCGACATCATCGTGTATGACATTCAAGACGCAGGCGCGCGCTTCTACAGTTACGAGGTCACGCTCGGCTATGTGCTGGAAGCGGCGGCGCTGGCCGGCACCGAGGTCGTGGTGCTCGATCGTCCGAATCCGGTGACCGGCTCGTTCGTGCAGGGGCCGATGGCGCAGGGTGGTCCGCAACGGCTCATCAATTATGTGGACGTCCCGGTGCGCCACGGCATGACCATCGGCGAGCTGGCGCAGATGTACAACGGCGAACGGAAACTCGGCGCGAAGCTTACCGTGGTCGCGATGCAGGGCTGGCAGCGCGGCGACTGGTTCGACGCCACCGGCGTGGCTTGGGTGGATCCGTCGCCCAACCTGCGCAGTGTCAACCAGGCGACGCTGTATCCGGGAGTGGCGCTGATCGAGGGAACCAACGTTTCCGTGGGGCGAGGGACGGGCACGCCTTTCGAAGTGATGGGGGCGCCGTGGATCAACGCG contains:
- a CDS encoding DUF1343 domain-containing protein codes for the protein MSLRHKPRHLIVRLLAPALVFVLFLLTKAAAQNAKEEAPREIKSERLAVVDRVLEDAVRASQIPGAVVLIGHDGEIIYRKSFGRRSFGGNAPEMTTDTIFDMASLTKPLATAPSVMRMLELGQIRLNDPISRYLPECAANGKDDITIRQLLTHFSGLAPDLDLRPQWSGYDTAIRLACAETPTDPPGARFVYSDINYILLGELVARVARMPLPQYADAHFYQPLGMKHTRFLPPAEWRARIAPTESDGVILRGVVNDPTARRMGGVAGHAGLFSTADDLARFAQAMLDKDKKLLSAAIIEKMTTPQQPANATVLRGLGWDIDSPYSSNRGELLPIGSYGHTGWAGTSLWIDPYSRTYIIVLTNRIDPKMGNFVPSLRTRVATAVAAALNLDFREEERGKLAGITGYNETMAGVRRLSDRNGSVRLGIDVLEQSGFAALHPNKDHPRNVAVFTNQTGLDSNGRRTVDAIAHADGVKLAAIFSPEHGLFGNLDTEEVPDTVDPATGATVYSLYRKGRRGRVPPELLKGIDIIVYDIQDAGARFYSYEVTLGYVLEAAALAGTEVVVLDRPNPVTGSFVQGPMAQGGPQRLINYVDVPVRHGMTIGELAQMYNGERKLGAKLTVVAMQGWQRGDWFDATGVAWVDPSPNLRSVNQATLYPGVALIEGTNVSVGRGTGTPFEVMGAPWINARELAAYLNARELSGVRFVAVDFTPGDAKFKGELCHGVNLIVTQRNALDAPELGIELAVALRKLYPKDWKAERMADILVNQGVYDAVARGDDPRRIAEDWREALEAFIKVRAKYLLYR